One genomic window of Panicum hallii strain FIL2 chromosome 6, PHallii_v3.1, whole genome shotgun sequence includes the following:
- the LOC112896660 gene encoding UBX domain-containing protein 1-like isoform X2 produces MAVPQVDKKMLGELEAMGFPTTRSIRALHFSGNSNLESAVNWLLEHESDPDIDQLPLVPREITIECGDTSNEVRNDIRGMRDTVQEQKPEERTETGRQNLERELNADEQEEEDRKRILALYKQKRDEEGRTRGRIRNQLQDGQRERIQAAKDLMEAKRTLEENQRKRMIETRIADQEEEKRARDRIRQRIADDMAERRRRLGLPQENPAGASVAIITPTKVKPVERVVTSEQLRDCLRTLKKNHKDDSARVTRAYQTLLKIIANIVKNPEEKKFRRIRLSNPIFKDRVGNLQGGIEFLELCGFQRLSASGYLVMPRDGIDLALLNAAGVEIASAMENPYFGLLSK; encoded by the exons ATGGCTGTCCCACAAGTTGACAAGAAAATGCTTGGTGAACTTGAAGCCATGGGATTCCCAACCACCCGTTCAATTAGGGCACTCCATTTTTCAG GTAATTCCAATCTTGAATCTGCTGTAAACTGGCTTCTGGAACATGAAAGTGACCCAGACATTGATCAGCTACCATTG GTTCCAAGAGAAATCACCATCGAATGCGGTGACACATCAAATGAAGTAAGAAATGACATTCGAGGAATGAG GGATACCGTGCAGGAGCAGAAACCAGAAGAACGAACTGAAACAGGAAGACAGAAT TTGGAACGAGAATTAAATGCAGAtgaacaggaggaagaagatagaAAGAG GATATTAGCACTATATAAGCAAAAACGAGATGAGGAAGGAAGAACAAGAGGGCGAATACGGAATCAATTACAAGATGGTCAG AGGGAGAGGATTCAAGCTGCTAAAGATCTTATGGAAGCAAAGCGAACTCTCGAGGAAAATCAAAGAAAGCG CATGATAGAAACTCGGATAGCAGATCAAGAGGAGGAGAAAAGAGCAAGAGATAGAATACGACAGCGTATAGCAGATGATATG GCAGAAAGAAGGAGAAGGCTTGGTTTGCCACAGGAAAATCCTGCTGGGGCTTCAGTTGCGATCATAACACCCACAAAG GTAAAACCTGTTGAACGCGTTGTAACTTCAGAACAACTGAGAGATTGCCTGCGAACTCTGAAGAAGAATCACAAG GATGACAGTGCCAGAGTCACAAGAGCATACCAAACTCTGTTGAAGATTATCGCCAACATAGTGAAGAACCCAGAAGAGAAGAAGTTCAGGAGGATTCGGCTCAGCAACCCTATTTTCAAG GACAGGGTGGGTAACCTGCAAGGAGGCATAGAATTCCTGGAGCTGTGCGGGTTCCAGAGGCTCAGCGCCAGCGGCTACCTGGTGATGCCGAGGGACGGGATCGACCTGGCGCTCCTCAACGCCGCCGGAGTCGAGATCGCGTCGGCCATGGAGAACCCCTACTTCGGGCTGCTCTCTAAGTGA
- the LOC112897439 gene encoding uncharacterized protein LOC112897439: MEEKKKDLLRKLTIISIPFVFVAIPSVVIIVGMLSPHAAEPQEGSGPAPPGQNHSLSMLSTMTGGQMILSCRAAFSGNWEYFHYFILDPYKPQQAFFQPQDDPYVIFCKWGYMGNFLQDVVVFNSCAPWASQCRVDNGGCRYLFQDGHMFLVTGKHDGGGPAPKAKVREKKLVGDVVLRECQHVLGLFPTMCRKKPHRHEYVGKIIGRWRWWFNY, encoded by the exons atggaggagaagaagaaggacctGCTCCGGAAGCTGACGATCATCTCGATCCCGTTCGTGTTCGTGGCGATCCCGTCCGTGGTGATCATCGTGGGCATGCTGTCCCCGCACGCGGCGGAGCCCCAGGAGGGCTCggggccggcgccgccggggcAGAACCACTCGCTGTCGATGCTGAGCACCATGACGGGGGGGCAGATGATCCTCAGCTGCCGCGCCGCCTTCTCGGGCAACTGGGAGTACTTCCACTACTTCATCCTGGACCCCTACAAGCCCCAGCAGGCCTTCTTCCAGCCGCAGGACGACCCCTACGTCATCTTCTGCAAGTGGGGGTACATGGGCAACTTCCTCCAGGACGTGGTGGTGTTCAACAGCTGCGCCCCCTGGGCGTCGCAGTGCCGCGTCGACAACGGCGGCTGCCGCTACCTGTTCCAGGACGGGCACATGTTCCTCGTCACCGGGAagcacgacggcggcggccccgcACCCAAGgcgaag GTGCGGGAGAAGAAGCTGGTCGGGGATGTGGTGCTCAGGGAGTGCCAGCACGTGCTCGGGCTGTTCCCCACCATGTGCCGGAAGAAGCCGCACCGCCACGAGTACGTCGGCAAGATCATcggccggtggcggtggtggttcaACTACTAG
- the LOC112898589 gene encoding uncharacterized protein LOC112898589 isoform X2 — translation MGDTRPRAWEAGESSRDAKTPRLDLLASAALEQNDLSRWDEWPEVTGDKDWCNHVPTDSAHKEILDSSLQSDHAGECADCQREEEPGKCGPVNSRILVCLECGRQSCGDSETYLPYGHAQDHAKHEQHWVAAMFADPQAGFCFKCGTEVSVYPEQEEMSGEIQAGGHAFGFDEHTGPVSGLLNLEYTWLGHEFGSANVQGYAIRGIPNCGSTCYVNAIVQCLLVLDKLRARMLGPDAPPGQLGLALMELFVETCVEDAVGEMLNPDKLLRRIRLHADKFEVYKMHDSHELLDSLRSALHSEENEIDTPNKQRGAATVIDSIFRGEISYTRSCIYCGSSLVLHDQFCELSLPLPSKEHPSRSAAEPQTSESLKSQPKKAASQLIPENEKSTSEKIQEVAKSGDSHILGSELKDVVMEKTPEPLEVDSSEAQCIWQSKDVIQDPLEIREDKVSCSELSHGIIEAPPKSISFVPQNLSNVKVEQVIEMTADSCSPEDMVPPPLVALLSENGALMALGCSVDQNGNADPGDLLNQLEVSIQAQENTYTGQLTAEDKGNARSRDAVHDKVVGVSNIVPSIEDCLSLFFKEQVVERNCDDCPKVIEDPSTNQSENGGQMVASTTDNTAVDGNQTEQSDRLTCQIGQSIEPNSLSVECKSSSSRQPDDSDAKSEIIQTEEANTEIINSGMSHGDKEIECHEGIQEAVSSCLPAEKQTDLLSSQHSQNLSTPNQDRSKRVGLDLSASQLGDNQNEKKERSGCAIETPCITKLPSVLTLHIKRYIKYGNAHHKNEAHVSYEEYLDVERFMDPRYC, via the exons ATGGGGGACACGAGGCCGAGGGCGTGGGAGGCGGGCGAGAGCTCGCGGGATGCCAAAACGCCGCGGCTGGACTTGCTGGCTTCGGCGGCGTTGGAACAGAACGATCTGTCGCGCTGGGACGAATGGCCGGAGGTGACCGGCGACAAGGATTGGTGCAATCACGTCCCCACTGACAGTGCTCACAAGGAGATTCTGGATTCGTCGTTGCAATCCGATCACGCAGGGGAGTGTGCGGATTGccagcgcgaggaggagcctgGTAAATGCGGGCCCGTGAATAGCCGTATCTTGGTGTGCCTGGAATGCGGCCGGCAATCCTGCGGGGATTCAGAGACTTATCTCCCATATGGGCATGCTCAGGATCACGCCAAGCATGAGCAGCATTGGGTTGCTGCGATGTTCGCTGATCCACAAGCTGGATTCTGCTTCAAGTGTGGAACTGAAGTGTCTGTGTATCCAGAGCAGGAGGAAATGTCAGGCGAAATTCAGGCAGGTGGTCATGCGTTTGGATTTGATGAGCACACCGGTCCTGTCAGTGGGTTACTGAATCTCGAGTACACATGGCTAGGCCATGAGTTTGGATCAGCTAATGTGCAAGGCTATGCTATCAGAGGGATACCGAATTGCGGGAGCACATGCTACGTGAATGCAATAGTGCAGTGCCTCCTTGTGCTTGATAAGCTGCGGGCAAGGATGTTAGGACCGGATGCTCCGCCAGGTCAACTTGGCCTAGCACTAATGGAGCTTTTTGTGGAGACATGTGTGGAAGATGCTGTGGGAGAAATGCTGAACCCAGATAAACTCTTGAGAAGGATACGCTTACATGCTGACAAGTTCGAAGTCTATAAAATGCACGACAGCCATGAACTGCTTGACTCCTTGCGCAGTGCTTTGCATAGCGAGGAAAATGAAATTGACACTCCTAACAAGCAAAGAGGTGCTGCTACAGTAATTGATTCCATTTTCAGGGGTGAAATCTCTTATACACGGTCCTGCATTTATTGTGGATCTAGTCTGGTTTTGCACGATCAGTTCTGTGAGCTCTCACTGCCACTGCCATCAAAGGAGCATCCATCCAGAAGTGCTGCAGAACCACAAACAAGCGAGTCTCTCAAATCTCAACCAAAGAAGGCTGCTAGTCAACTAATTCCGGAAAATGAGAAGAGTACCTCGGAAAAGATCCAAGAAGTTGCCAAAAGCGGTGATTCTCATATTCTTGGTTCAGAATTGAAAGATGTCGTCATGGAGAAAACACCTGAGCCTTTGGAAGTTG ATTCTTCTGAAGCGCAATGTATCTGGCAAAGCAAGGATGTTATACAGGATCCTTTGGAGATTAGGGAGGATAAAGTCTCATGTTCCGAACTTTCACATGGGATCATTGAGGCGCCACCAAAGTCTATTAGTTTTGTTCCGCAGAACTTGTCTAATGTCAAAGTTGAGCAAGTGATTGAGATGACAGCAGATTCCTGCAGTCCAGAAGATATGGTTCCACCTCCACTTGTTGCTCTACTAAGTGAAAATGGTGCGCTGATGGCATTAGGTTGTTCTGTAGATCAAAATGGCAATGCTGATCCTGGCGATCTATTGAATCAGCTGGAAGTTAGTATACAAGCCCAGGAGAACACTTACACAGGACAGTTAACTGCAGAAGACAAAGGAAATGCTCGGAGTAGAGATGCTGTACATGATAAGGTGGTAGGTGTTAGCAATATTGTACCATCAATTGAGGACTGTCTATCACTGTTTTTTAAAGAACAGGTGGTAGAACGGAATTGTGATGATTGTCCCAAGGTTATTGAGGATCCAAGTACCAATCAAAGTGAAAATGGTGGGCAGATGGTGGCAAGTACCACTGATAACACAGCAGTTGATGGGAATCAGACAGAACAGTCAGACAGGTTAACATGCCAAATTGGGCAATCTATTGAACCAAACAGTTTGTCAGTAGAATGCAAATCTTCTTCAAGTAGGCAGCCAGATGATTCTGATGCAAAGAGTGAAATTATACAAACAGAGGAAGCTAATACAGAAATAATAAATTCTGGGATGAGTCATGGTGATAAAGAAATTGAATGTCATGAAGGTATTCAAGAAGCTGTAAGTAGTTGCCTTCCAGCTGAGAAACAGACCGATCTGTTGAGCTCTCAGCATAGTCAAAATCTTAGCACGCCAAATCAGGACAGGAGTAAGCGAGTCGGGCTGGATCTTAGTGCAAGCCAGTTAGGAGACAACCAAAacgaaaagaaagagaggagtgGATGTGCTATTGAAACACCTTGTATTACCAAGCTGCCATCTGTATTAACTCTTCATATTAAGAGGTACATCAAGTATGGCAATGCCCATCATAAAAATGAAGCACATGTGAGCTATGAGGAGTACCTTGATGTAGAGCGATTCATGGACCCCAGGTACTGCTAG
- the LOC112897158 gene encoding atherin-like, translating into MEGRVMRRSVTLADQLAAVGPPPAVGAAAAAGSCNLRDLLKLRDEDDLAAGRRAAVTLASAMAAERQASLPPPSSSAAAAAAAARTLLDIIRDDQQPPPAASGAGAGAGDPVHVRRAVSLPAPSTAASPPASAFAPAEAAPSPAPPPPPRPASQPPAVAAEEEQGERVSLMALLEQTDRQWSAGAGGAAPRDEDLAEAEAPELVEDDADAEPEAAGKGVAAGCCCVCMARAKGAAFIPCGHTFCRACARELLAGRGRCPLCNAAIVDVLDIF; encoded by the coding sequence ATGGAGGGCCGGGTGATGCGGCGCAGCGTCACGCTGGCGGACCAGCTCGCCGCGgtggggccgccgccggcggtgggggcggcggcggcggcggggtcgtgCAACCTCCGCGACCTGCTCAAGCTCCGCGACGAGGACGACCTCGCGgcggggcgccgggcggcggtcACGCTCGcctccgccatggccgccgaGAGGCAGgcctcgctgccgccgccctcgtcgtccgccgccgccgccgcggccgcggcgcgcaCCCTCCTCGACATCATCCGGGACGACCAGCAGCCTCCCCCCGCCGCGTcgggggccggcgccggcgccggcgaccccGTCCACGTCCGCCGCGCCGTGTCGCTGCCCGCCCCGAGCACAGCGGCCTCCCCGCCGGCGTCAGCGTTCGCGCCCGCCGAGGCCGCCCCTTCTCCTGCtccacctccgcctccgcggCCGGCGAGCCAGCCGcccgcggtggcggcggaggaggagcagggggagAGGGTCTCCCTGATGGCGCTCCTCGAGCAGACGGACAGGCAGTGGAGtgccggcgcgggcggcgcggccccgcGCGATGAGGACTTGGCGGAAGCGGAGGCGCCGGAGCTGGTGGAGGACGACGCCGACGCGGAGCCGGAGGCCGCGGGCAAAGGGGTGGCCGCCGGGTGCTGCTGCGTGTGCATGGCGCGCGCCAAGGGCGCGGCCTTCATCCCCTGCGGCCACACCTTCTGCCGCGCGTGCGCCCGCGAGCTCctcgccggccgcggccgctgccCGCTCTGCAACGCCGCCATCGTCGACGTCCTCGACATCTTCTGA
- the LOC112896660 gene encoding UBX domain-containing protein 1-like isoform X1, whose translation MAVPQVDKKMLGELEAMGFPTTRSIRALHFSGNSNLESAVNWLLEHESDPDIDQLPLVPREITIECGDTSNEVRNDIRGMRDTVQEQKPEERTETGRQNETSQLERELNADEQEEEDRKRILALYKQKRDEEGRTRGRIRNQLQDGQRERIQAAKDLMEAKRTLEENQRKRMIETRIADQEEEKRARDRIRQRIADDMAERRRRLGLPQENPAGASVAIITPTKVKPVERVVTSEQLRDCLRTLKKNHKDDSARVTRAYQTLLKIIANIVKNPEEKKFRRIRLSNPIFKDRVGNLQGGIEFLELCGFQRLSASGYLVMPRDGIDLALLNAAGVEIASAMENPYFGLLSK comes from the exons ATGGCTGTCCCACAAGTTGACAAGAAAATGCTTGGTGAACTTGAAGCCATGGGATTCCCAACCACCCGTTCAATTAGGGCACTCCATTTTTCAG GTAATTCCAATCTTGAATCTGCTGTAAACTGGCTTCTGGAACATGAAAGTGACCCAGACATTGATCAGCTACCATTG GTTCCAAGAGAAATCACCATCGAATGCGGTGACACATCAAATGAAGTAAGAAATGACATTCGAGGAATGAG GGATACCGTGCAGGAGCAGAAACCAGAAGAACGAACTGAAACAGGAAGACAGAAT GAGACATCCCAGTTGGAACGAGAATTAAATGCAGAtgaacaggaggaagaagatagaAAGAG GATATTAGCACTATATAAGCAAAAACGAGATGAGGAAGGAAGAACAAGAGGGCGAATACGGAATCAATTACAAGATGGTCAG AGGGAGAGGATTCAAGCTGCTAAAGATCTTATGGAAGCAAAGCGAACTCTCGAGGAAAATCAAAGAAAGCG CATGATAGAAACTCGGATAGCAGATCAAGAGGAGGAGAAAAGAGCAAGAGATAGAATACGACAGCGTATAGCAGATGATATG GCAGAAAGAAGGAGAAGGCTTGGTTTGCCACAGGAAAATCCTGCTGGGGCTTCAGTTGCGATCATAACACCCACAAAG GTAAAACCTGTTGAACGCGTTGTAACTTCAGAACAACTGAGAGATTGCCTGCGAACTCTGAAGAAGAATCACAAG GATGACAGTGCCAGAGTCACAAGAGCATACCAAACTCTGTTGAAGATTATCGCCAACATAGTGAAGAACCCAGAAGAGAAGAAGTTCAGGAGGATTCGGCTCAGCAACCCTATTTTCAAG GACAGGGTGGGTAACCTGCAAGGAGGCATAGAATTCCTGGAGCTGTGCGGGTTCCAGAGGCTCAGCGCCAGCGGCTACCTGGTGATGCCGAGGGACGGGATCGACCTGGCGCTCCTCAACGCCGCCGGAGTCGAGATCGCGTCGGCCATGGAGAACCCCTACTTCGGGCTGCTCTCTAAGTGA
- the LOC112898589 gene encoding ubiquitin carboxyl-terminal hydrolase 2-like isoform X1 → MGDTRPRAWEAGESSRDAKTPRLDLLASAALEQNDLSRWDEWPEVTGDKDWCNHVPTDSAHKEILDSSLQSDHAGECADCQREEEPGKCGPVNSRILVCLECGRQSCGDSETYLPYGHAQDHAKHEQHWVAAMFADPQAGFCFKCGTEVSVYPEQEEMSGEIQAGGHAFGFDEHTGPVSGLLNLEYTWLGHEFGSANVQGYAIRGIPNCGSTCYVNAIVQCLLVLDKLRARMLGPDAPPGQLGLALMELFVETCVEDAVGEMLNPDKLLRRIRLHADKFEVYKMHDSHELLDSLRSALHSEENEIDTPNKQRGAATVIDSIFRGEISYTRSCIYCGSSLVLHDQFCELSLPLPSKEHPSRSAAEPQTSESLKSQPKKAASQLIPENEKSTSEKIQEVAKSGDSHILGSELKDVVMEKTPEPLEVDSSEAQCIWQSKDVIQDPLEIREDKVSCSELSHGIIEAPPKSISFVPQNLSNVKVEQVIEMTADSCSPEDMVPPPLVALLSENGALMALGCSVDQNGNADPGDLLNQLEVSIQAQENTYTGQLTAEDKGNARSRDAVHDKVVGVSNIVPSIEDCLSLFFKEQVVERNCDDCPKVIEDPSTNQSENGGQMVASTTDNTAVDGNQTEQSDRLTCQIGQSIEPNSLSVECKSSSSRQPDDSDAKSEIIQTEEANTEIINSGMSHGDKEIECHEGIQEAVSSCLPAEKQTDLLSSQHSQNLSTPNQDRSKRVGLDLSASQLGDNQNEKKERSGCAIETPCITKLPSVLTLHIKRYIKYGNAHHKNEAHVSYEEYLDVERFMDPSSVDKDKSLYHLAGVVEHRGPSMNAGHYVAYVRARRLGNQEQQSSCSSSWFCADDGHIREVTLEEVLKREAYILFYEKMEG, encoded by the exons ATGGGGGACACGAGGCCGAGGGCGTGGGAGGCGGGCGAGAGCTCGCGGGATGCCAAAACGCCGCGGCTGGACTTGCTGGCTTCGGCGGCGTTGGAACAGAACGATCTGTCGCGCTGGGACGAATGGCCGGAGGTGACCGGCGACAAGGATTGGTGCAATCACGTCCCCACTGACAGTGCTCACAAGGAGATTCTGGATTCGTCGTTGCAATCCGATCACGCAGGGGAGTGTGCGGATTGccagcgcgaggaggagcctgGTAAATGCGGGCCCGTGAATAGCCGTATCTTGGTGTGCCTGGAATGCGGCCGGCAATCCTGCGGGGATTCAGAGACTTATCTCCCATATGGGCATGCTCAGGATCACGCCAAGCATGAGCAGCATTGGGTTGCTGCGATGTTCGCTGATCCACAAGCTGGATTCTGCTTCAAGTGTGGAACTGAAGTGTCTGTGTATCCAGAGCAGGAGGAAATGTCAGGCGAAATTCAGGCAGGTGGTCATGCGTTTGGATTTGATGAGCACACCGGTCCTGTCAGTGGGTTACTGAATCTCGAGTACACATGGCTAGGCCATGAGTTTGGATCAGCTAATGTGCAAGGCTATGCTATCAGAGGGATACCGAATTGCGGGAGCACATGCTACGTGAATGCAATAGTGCAGTGCCTCCTTGTGCTTGATAAGCTGCGGGCAAGGATGTTAGGACCGGATGCTCCGCCAGGTCAACTTGGCCTAGCACTAATGGAGCTTTTTGTGGAGACATGTGTGGAAGATGCTGTGGGAGAAATGCTGAACCCAGATAAACTCTTGAGAAGGATACGCTTACATGCTGACAAGTTCGAAGTCTATAAAATGCACGACAGCCATGAACTGCTTGACTCCTTGCGCAGTGCTTTGCATAGCGAGGAAAATGAAATTGACACTCCTAACAAGCAAAGAGGTGCTGCTACAGTAATTGATTCCATTTTCAGGGGTGAAATCTCTTATACACGGTCCTGCATTTATTGTGGATCTAGTCTGGTTTTGCACGATCAGTTCTGTGAGCTCTCACTGCCACTGCCATCAAAGGAGCATCCATCCAGAAGTGCTGCAGAACCACAAACAAGCGAGTCTCTCAAATCTCAACCAAAGAAGGCTGCTAGTCAACTAATTCCGGAAAATGAGAAGAGTACCTCGGAAAAGATCCAAGAAGTTGCCAAAAGCGGTGATTCTCATATTCTTGGTTCAGAATTGAAAGATGTCGTCATGGAGAAAACACCTGAGCCTTTGGAAGTTG ATTCTTCTGAAGCGCAATGTATCTGGCAAAGCAAGGATGTTATACAGGATCCTTTGGAGATTAGGGAGGATAAAGTCTCATGTTCCGAACTTTCACATGGGATCATTGAGGCGCCACCAAAGTCTATTAGTTTTGTTCCGCAGAACTTGTCTAATGTCAAAGTTGAGCAAGTGATTGAGATGACAGCAGATTCCTGCAGTCCAGAAGATATGGTTCCACCTCCACTTGTTGCTCTACTAAGTGAAAATGGTGCGCTGATGGCATTAGGTTGTTCTGTAGATCAAAATGGCAATGCTGATCCTGGCGATCTATTGAATCAGCTGGAAGTTAGTATACAAGCCCAGGAGAACACTTACACAGGACAGTTAACTGCAGAAGACAAAGGAAATGCTCGGAGTAGAGATGCTGTACATGATAAGGTGGTAGGTGTTAGCAATATTGTACCATCAATTGAGGACTGTCTATCACTGTTTTTTAAAGAACAGGTGGTAGAACGGAATTGTGATGATTGTCCCAAGGTTATTGAGGATCCAAGTACCAATCAAAGTGAAAATGGTGGGCAGATGGTGGCAAGTACCACTGATAACACAGCAGTTGATGGGAATCAGACAGAACAGTCAGACAGGTTAACATGCCAAATTGGGCAATCTATTGAACCAAACAGTTTGTCAGTAGAATGCAAATCTTCTTCAAGTAGGCAGCCAGATGATTCTGATGCAAAGAGTGAAATTATACAAACAGAGGAAGCTAATACAGAAATAATAAATTCTGGGATGAGTCATGGTGATAAAGAAATTGAATGTCATGAAGGTATTCAAGAAGCTGTAAGTAGTTGCCTTCCAGCTGAGAAACAGACCGATCTGTTGAGCTCTCAGCATAGTCAAAATCTTAGCACGCCAAATCAGGACAGGAGTAAGCGAGTCGGGCTGGATCTTAGTGCAAGCCAGTTAGGAGACAACCAAAacgaaaagaaagagaggagtgGATGTGCTATTGAAACACCTTGTATTACCAAGCTGCCATCTGTATTAACTCTTCATATTAAGAGGTACATCAAGTATGGCAATGCCCATCATAAAAATGAAGCACATGTGAGCTATGAGGAGTACCTTGATGTAGAGCGATTCATGGACCCCAG CTCTGTGGACAAAGATAAATCTTTGTATCATCTAGCTGGTGTGGTGGAGCACCGTGGACCCTCCATGAATGCAGGGCACTATGTTGCTTACGTGAGAGCAAGGAGGCTTGGAAATCAGGAACAGCAGAGCAGCTGCTCTTCCTCATGGTTTTGTGCGGATGATGGTCACATCAGAGAAGTCACTCTAGAAGAAGTTCTCAAGCGTGAGGCATACATTCTTTTCTATGAGAAGATGGAAGGCTAA